One stretch of Halococcus hamelinensis 100A6 DNA includes these proteins:
- a CDS encoding Gfo/Idh/MocA family protein, translated as MTYTAGIIGTGGIAGMGILGMHDEDVIGTERIEASHAGGYERTEEVELVAVADIDEENLATFGDAWDLSSDQQYLGHEAMLAAEDLDVVSVCTPSYLHHRHTVDAARSAANPDVVWCEKPIASQVNEAEEMVEVCEETGTELVINHSFRFTNKLQRLRDLVRKRNLLGDVKSVSTQYRMELMRNSTHVLDTLVYLLDTRAEHVSGYITGENEAVDSLDTMLDVDDAGGGGHVVMDDGSFVTVDCTIPRDVSSMTLNFIGTEGKLYMNNDDGVWRYWSLEDGEHVERPLPGIEGAWTWEDDYRRSFANAAVHVQDILNGEQENLSPGTDATRSLEIIVGFYLSHYTGSTVDVPLAQPLRAVPITSW; from the coding sequence ATGACGTACACCGCAGGAATCATCGGCACCGGAGGCATCGCCGGGATGGGGATCCTCGGGATGCACGACGAGGACGTGATCGGCACCGAGCGGATCGAGGCGAGCCACGCCGGCGGCTACGAACGCACGGAGGAGGTCGAACTCGTCGCAGTCGCCGACATCGACGAGGAGAACCTCGCCACGTTCGGCGACGCGTGGGACCTCTCGTCCGACCAGCAGTACCTCGGCCACGAGGCCATGCTGGCGGCCGAGGACCTCGACGTCGTCTCCGTCTGTACGCCCTCGTACCTCCACCACCGACACACGGTCGACGCCGCGCGGTCCGCCGCGAACCCCGACGTGGTCTGGTGTGAGAAGCCGATCGCCTCCCAGGTCAACGAGGCCGAGGAGATGGTCGAGGTCTGCGAGGAAACGGGAACGGAGCTGGTGATCAACCATTCCTTCCGATTCACGAACAAGCTCCAGCGGCTCCGCGACCTCGTTCGCAAGCGAAACCTGCTCGGCGACGTCAAATCGGTGAGCACGCAGTACCGGATGGAGCTCATGCGCAACTCGACGCACGTCCTCGATACGCTGGTCTATCTCCTCGATACCCGGGCCGAACACGTCAGCGGCTACATCACCGGGGAGAACGAGGCGGTCGATTCGCTCGACACGATGCTCGACGTCGACGACGCCGGCGGCGGCGGTCACGTCGTCATGGACGACGGTTCGTTCGTGACGGTCGACTGTACGATCCCCCGGGACGTCTCCTCGATGACGCTGAACTTCATCGGGACCGAGGGGAAGCTCTACATGAACAACGACGACGGCGTCTGGCGGTACTGGTCGCTCGAGGACGGCGAGCACGTCGAACGGCCGCTCCCGGGCATCGAGGGGGCGTGGACCTGGGAGGACGACTACAGGCGTTCGTTCGCGAACGCGGCCGTCCACGTGCAGGACATCCTCAACGGCGAGCAGGAGAACCTCTCACCCGGAACCGACGCCACCCGGTCGCTGGAGATCATCGTCGGCTTCTACCTCTCACACTACACCGGGTCGACGGTCGACGTCCCCCTCGCCCAGCCGCTCCGCGCGGTCCCGATAACGTCCTGGTAA
- a CDS encoding aldo/keto reductase, producing the protein MHLPEIGLGTWQNTDSETCAESVRTALDVGYRHIDTAQYYGNEEAVGEGIDAADVPRDEVFVGSKVHADKFGLSHDQVIEGLEVTLDRLGLDSLDLLYVHWPVGNYEAAETMPAFDELVDRGLIDHVGVCNFSTELLDEAMDHLDAPLFAHQVETHPLLPQDELVDHAQRHEYHHVAYSPLARGDVFDIPEVVEVAEKHDVSPSQVSLAWLLSKEAVSVIPKATSEEHVRDNFDALDLELSEEDIERIRAIDRTERYVERDGAPWLDA; encoded by the coding sequence ATGCACCTGCCGGAGATCGGACTGGGGACGTGGCAGAACACGGATTCGGAGACCTGTGCCGAGAGCGTGCGGACGGCGCTCGACGTCGGCTATCGTCACATCGACACCGCACAGTACTACGGCAACGAGGAGGCCGTCGGGGAGGGCATCGACGCCGCCGACGTTCCCCGAGACGAGGTGTTCGTCGGGTCGAAGGTCCACGCCGATAAGTTCGGCCTGTCCCACGACCAGGTGATCGAGGGGCTCGAAGTCACGCTCGATCGGCTTGGTCTCGACTCCCTCGATCTCTTGTACGTCCACTGGCCGGTCGGCAACTACGAGGCGGCCGAGACGATGCCGGCGTTCGACGAGCTCGTCGACCGGGGACTGATCGACCACGTCGGGGTCTGTAACTTCAGCACGGAACTGCTCGACGAGGCGATGGACCACCTCGACGCCCCGCTGTTCGCCCATCAGGTCGAGACCCACCCGCTGCTCCCGCAGGACGAACTCGTCGACCATGCACAGCGACACGAGTACCACCACGTCGCGTACTCACCACTCGCTCGCGGGGACGTCTTCGACATCCCCGAAGTCGTCGAGGTCGCCGAGAAACACGACGTGAGCCCGTCGCAGGTCAGCCTCGCGTGGCTCCTCTCGAAGGAGGCGGTGAGCGTGATCCCGAAGGCGACGAGCGAGGAACACGTTCGGGACAACTTCGATGCGCTCGACCTCGAACTGAGCGAGGAGGACATCGAGCGGATCCGGGCGATCGATCGGACCGAGCGGTACGTCGAACGCGACGGCGCGCCGTGGCTCGACGCCTGA
- a CDS encoding ABC transporter substrate-binding protein, with product MLALLGSLGITGAAGCITTNPPSDSSGGGNGSGNGSGGGNASGNNSAANGYSGSMADSFSFWEMSGSWNHHMKRYQDETGVSINHTNMGYDEIIDRMQTRLLSGTDAPGAALVEYASLKQVANTGGLRDLSPWIEDANIKNKFPSSIWTTAGSGNEIYEIPYDINPTSLFYRKDVWDEHGLNADIETWDQLIEEGKKLPDDIALLSLPSAAIDLYWRMLYWQQGGQEFDKQGRLAFDNDTSLGVFRLLNRLGEEGLTNKVANFSQQWFSGFSNGSITGYCSGAWFNSTLQESVKDTAGKWRAMKLPAFEEGGNRASNRGGSGLCIPKQVSDDVARRAFDFALKTNANADEMAWLFKNVGNFPAFGPAHERDAFSQGFDFFGGQKLGDLWVEQLPDIPPYRFTVDSPTVMDVINTQLRRVVYGNASPEAAHEKAVQEAAKQTDRDVA from the coding sequence ATGTTGGCACTCCTCGGGAGTCTCGGGATCACCGGTGCCGCGGGCTGTATCACGACGAACCCGCCCTCCGATTCGTCCGGCGGCGGCAACGGATCCGGTAACGGCTCCGGCGGTGGCAACGCCTCCGGAAACAACAGCGCGGCCAACGGCTACTCCGGTTCGATGGCCGATTCCTTCAGCTTCTGGGAGATGAGCGGGAGCTGGAATCACCACATGAAGCGGTACCAGGACGAGACCGGGGTGTCGATCAACCACACCAACATGGGGTACGACGAGATCATCGACCGGATGCAAACCCGGCTTCTGTCCGGTACCGACGCGCCGGGAGCGGCGCTGGTCGAGTACGCCTCGCTGAAGCAAGTCGCGAACACCGGTGGACTCCGCGACCTCTCGCCCTGGATCGAGGACGCGAACATCAAGAACAAGTTCCCCTCGTCGATCTGGACGACCGCCGGTAGCGGCAACGAGATCTACGAGATCCCGTACGACATCAACCCGACGAGTTTGTTCTACCGGAAGGACGTCTGGGACGAACACGGACTCAATGCCGATATCGAGACCTGGGACCAGCTCATCGAGGAGGGAAAGAAGCTCCCCGACGATATCGCGCTGCTTTCGCTCCCCTCGGCAGCGATCGACCTCTACTGGCGGATGCTGTACTGGCAACAGGGTGGACAGGAGTTCGACAAACAGGGACGGCTCGCGTTCGACAACGATACTTCGCTTGGCGTGTTTCGACTGCTCAACCGACTGGGCGAAGAAGGGCTGACCAACAAAGTCGCCAACTTCAGTCAACAGTGGTTCAGCGGGTTCAGTAATGGGTCGATCACCGGCTACTGCTCGGGCGCGTGGTTCAACTCGACGCTTCAAGAATCCGTCAAGGACACCGCCGGCAAGTGGCGAGCGATGAAGCTCCCCGCCTTCGAGGAAGGCGGGAATCGTGCCAGCAACCGTGGCGGGTCCGGCCTCTGCATCCCGAAGCAGGTGAGCGACGACGTCGCCCGTCGCGCCTTCGATTTCGCTCTCAAGACGAACGCCAACGCGGACGAGATGGCGTGGCTCTTCAAAAACGTCGGGAACTTCCCCGCCTTCGGGCCGGCACACGAGCGTGACGCGTTCAGTCAGGGATTCGATTTCTTCGGTGGACAGAAGCTCGGCGACCTCTGGGTCGAGCAGCTCCCGGATATCCCGCCGTACCGGTTCACCGTCGACAGTCCGACGGTCATGGACGTCATAAACACACAGCTCCGCCGGGTCGTCTACGGAAACGCCAGCCCGGAGGCAGCACACGAAAAAGCGGTACAGGAGGCGGCGAAACAGACCGACCGGGACGTCGCATAA
- a CDS encoding carbohydrate ABC transporter permease: MSSIDRRTELYDELRYKRQRLNRLLPSTLNPPFVLLSPMLILFAVFLAFPIFFTLVLSFFVYQGVSAEPLLGINLGLVYITIPQVLDLQFVGLQHFERMLSDSVLHQSLFNTVYLFAVLIPTMVIIPLGLAIALNSALIRFRNTFRSLLLIPTAANTIAYSVVFVAIVAEGGLADSLFVLIGIDPIAWLQNGFWSRNLIAFMSVWRWTGYNMIIFLAGLQTISGSLYEAAEIDGATRLQKFRYITIPQLRPVLLFIIVTSTISIFKKFAEPQILISSGAPLEETRTIVYYIYQVAFQNLELGYGSALTVLLVVIVSVISLMQFRVGD; this comes from the coding sequence ATGAGCTCGATCGACCGACGAACCGAACTATACGACGAACTCCGGTACAAGCGTCAGCGGTTGAACCGTCTGTTGCCCTCGACGCTAAACCCGCCCTTCGTGCTTTTGAGCCCGATGCTCATCCTGTTCGCGGTGTTCCTCGCCTTTCCGATCTTCTTCACGCTGGTTCTCTCGTTCTTCGTGTATCAGGGGGTCTCCGCGGAGCCGCTGTTGGGGATCAACCTCGGTCTCGTATACATCACGATACCACAGGTTCTCGACCTCCAGTTCGTCGGGCTACAGCACTTCGAGCGAATGCTCAGCGATAGCGTCCTCCACCAGTCCCTGTTCAACACGGTCTACCTGTTCGCCGTCCTGATCCCGACGATGGTGATCATTCCGTTGGGTCTGGCTATCGCACTCAACTCGGCGCTGATCCGATTCAGGAACACGTTCCGAAGCCTCCTGTTGATCCCCACGGCGGCGAACACGATCGCCTACTCGGTGGTGTTCGTCGCCATCGTCGCCGAGGGCGGACTGGCGGACAGCCTCTTCGTCCTCATCGGGATCGACCCGATCGCGTGGCTTCAAAACGGGTTCTGGTCCCGGAATCTGATCGCCTTCATGTCCGTCTGGCGGTGGACGGGCTACAACATGATCATCTTCCTGGCCGGGCTCCAGACCATCTCCGGATCCCTCTACGAGGCGGCGGAGATCGACGGCGCGACCAGGCTCCAGAAGTTCCGGTACATCACGATACCACAGCTCCGGCCCGTGCTCCTGTTCATCATCGTCACGAGCACGATCTCGATCTTCAAGAAGTTCGCCGAGCCACAGATCCTGATCTCCTCGGGCGCACCGCTGGAGGAGACACGGACGATCGTCTACTACATCTACCAGGTCGCGTTCCAGAACCTGGAGTTGGGGTACGGCTCCGCACTGACGGTGTTGCTGGTCGTGATCGTAAGCGTCATCTCCCTCATGCAGTTCCGGGTGGGTGACTGA
- a CDS encoding carbohydrate ABC transporter permease, producing the protein MHEKARSEALWKFGGYGFVIAATMFVIVPIYWLLVASTLPQTEILGSAGSLPRLLPGTNFLDNAQALAGRQNANYYQSVINSVLVATVYTVLSLILCSMSGFAFAKYEFRFKEPIFLGILGTLIIPINLLVIPLFLLVSNVGLSNTFAAIILPWAAYPVGIFFMRQTMQSIPDSLLEAARMDGASEFQLYYRVALPTVRSGMAALSVILFLFQWNLFLWPLVVLQQDKFTIPVALTTIVSQQTPAFDQLMVAALIAIVPMLIVFVALQRHFVNGILAGAVKE; encoded by the coding sequence ATGCACGAGAAAGCCCGCAGCGAGGCCCTCTGGAAGTTCGGTGGCTACGGCTTCGTGATCGCCGCCACGATGTTCGTCATCGTCCCGATCTACTGGCTCCTCGTCGCGTCGACGCTTCCACAGACGGAGATCCTCGGCAGCGCGGGCAGCCTCCCGCGATTGCTTCCGGGGACGAACTTCCTCGACAACGCCCAGGCGCTCGCCGGTCGTCAGAACGCAAACTACTATCAGAGCGTCATCAACAGCGTTCTGGTCGCCACCGTCTACACCGTGCTCTCGCTGATCCTCTGTTCGATGAGCGGCTTCGCGTTCGCGAAGTACGAGTTCCGGTTCAAGGAGCCGATATTCCTCGGGATCCTCGGAACACTGATCATCCCGATCAATCTCCTCGTGATCCCGCTGTTCTTGCTGGTCTCGAACGTCGGGCTCTCGAATACGTTCGCGGCGATCATCCTGCCGTGGGCAGCGTATCCCGTCGGGATCTTCTTCATGCGGCAAACGATGCAATCGATACCCGACTCCCTCCTGGAGGCCGCCCGGATGGACGGTGCGTCGGAGTTCCAGCTCTACTACCGGGTCGCGCTGCCGACGGTCCGGTCGGGGATGGCCGCGCTGTCGGTCATCCTCTTTCTCTTCCAGTGGAACCTCTTCTTGTGGCCGCTGGTGGTCCTCCAGCAGGACAAGTTCACGATCCCGGTGGCGCTCACGACGATCGTGAGCCAGCAGACGCCGGCGTTCGACCAGCTGATGGTCGCGGCGCTGATAGCGATCGTCCCGATGTTGATCGTGTTCGTGGCGCTCCAGCGCCACTTCGTCAACGGTATCCTGGCGGGAGCGGTGAAGGAGTAA
- a CDS encoding ABC transporter ATP-binding protein gives MTQIEINELTKEYDTGDSAIVAVEDLDLSIEDGEFIVFVGPSGCGKSTTLRCIAGLESVTDGEIRFDDEVVNDLRPRDRDVAMVFQNYALYPHMTVKQNMSFGLKLSSQLSSGEIDSRVTDAAEMMGIDDLLGKRPGELSGGQQQRVALGRSIVREPGVFLMDEPLSNLDAKLRAGMRTEIQELQNELDVTTIYVTHDQTEAMAMGDRIAVLNGGVLQQAAVPEELYRNPVNEFVADFIGSPSINLFDVTVEGTRLAGPGGFTYRLSGFDLGERSHARMGVRPEDLAIDERGDDLTVTVVEKMGNENFIYGELGGQEVVARTDSSIRPEPDDEVGLAFEEEAVYFFEPDSGRAIKTKTDEIDSMRTQI, from the coding sequence ATGACACAGATCGAAATCAACGAACTCACGAAGGAGTACGACACGGGCGACAGCGCGATCGTTGCGGTCGAGGACCTCGACCTCTCGATCGAGGACGGGGAGTTCATCGTCTTCGTCGGACCGTCCGGCTGCGGGAAGTCAACCACCCTCCGCTGTATCGCGGGGCTCGAAAGCGTCACGGACGGCGAGATCCGCTTCGACGACGAGGTCGTCAACGACCTCCGCCCCCGCGACCGCGACGTCGCGATGGTGTTCCAGAACTACGCGCTCTACCCCCACATGACGGTCAAGCAGAACATGAGCTTCGGCCTCAAACTCTCCTCGCAACTGTCGAGCGGGGAGATCGACTCGCGCGTGACGGACGCGGCCGAGATGATGGGCATCGACGACCTCCTCGGAAAACGACCGGGCGAGCTCTCGGGCGGCCAACAACAGCGCGTCGCCCTCGGACGGTCGATCGTCCGCGAGCCGGGCGTGTTCCTGATGGACGAGCCGCTCTCGAACCTCGACGCGAAGCTCCGGGCGGGGATGCGAACCGAGATCCAGGAGCTCCAGAACGAACTCGACGTCACGACGATCTACGTCACCCACGACCAGACCGAGGCGATGGCGATGGGCGACCGGATCGCGGTTCTCAACGGTGGGGTCCTCCAACAGGCGGCCGTCCCGGAGGAGCTCTACCGAAACCCCGTGAACGAGTTCGTCGCGGACTTCATCGGCAGCCCGAGCATCAACCTCTTCGACGTGACCGTCGAGGGAACCCGCCTCGCCGGACCGGGCGGGTTCACCTACCGGCTCTCCGGCTTCGACCTCGGCGAGCGGTCCCACGCGCGAATGGGCGTTCGCCCGGAGGACCTCGCCATCGACGAGCGGGGTGACGACCTGACCGTGACCGTCGTCGAGAAGATGGGGAACGAGAACTTCATCTACGGCGAACTGGGCGGCCAGGAGGTCGTCGCACGGACCGACTCCTCGATCCGCCCCGAACCCGACGACGAGGTCGGGTTGGCGTTCGAGGAGGAGGCCGTCTACTTCTTCGAGCCGGACTCCGGGCGGGCGATCAAGACGAAGACCGACGAGATCGACTCGATGCGAACGCAGATCTGA
- a CDS encoding glycoside hydrolase family 2 protein, with protein sequence MQRAFPTSRTRTYRSLDGRWEFVPDPNDVGERDAYYDSFPADHDGQYVPGTWNTTPEYYDHEDPAWYHRSFHLQERTDALLRFTAVAHEATVWVDGREVASHYGGYTPFRAHLSGLDTGTHDVTVRVDNSRTPHSLPLPDTDWFPYGGITREVFLETVPTSYLDDPTVRYRLDGDVATVTAEVLVRNTGEASNGTVTVEVGDERVGESVTVPSGESVHEVELGLDVERWSLDDPTLYDVRATFSSETGVEDELRDRIGFREVDVTERSLLLNGEPVDVAGVNRHEDHPDWGHAVPLELMERDLDIIERLGCNTIRTSHYPNHPYFLDLCDERGILVLEEIPYWQYDGDDFAREHVLERGERMLGEMIERDRHHPSVVAWSLHNECYNHQDGVADATRRLAEVARERDDSRPLTLASNTDWRGHEDRCLQYVDFVCLNAYWGWYRDDRNWDEFLEEVREHHPEKPILVSEFGAGAIQNERTWDDQKWSETYQADLLERAIDTFDAAEYVTGWTVWQYCDTRTDPRKAMKRPKTKNNKGIVDEFRRPKEAYWRLQGMLDDGPN encoded by the coding sequence ATGCAGCGGGCATTTCCCACATCGAGGACTCGTACGTACCGCTCCCTGGACGGTCGCTGGGAGTTCGTTCCGGACCCGAACGACGTCGGTGAGCGGGACGCGTACTACGACTCGTTCCCCGCCGACCACGACGGCCAGTACGTCCCGGGCACCTGGAACACGACCCCCGAGTACTACGACCACGAGGATCCCGCCTGGTATCATCGGAGCTTCCACCTCCAGGAACGCACGGACGCGCTGCTTCGGTTCACCGCCGTCGCGCACGAGGCGACCGTCTGGGTCGACGGTCGCGAGGTCGCGTCCCACTACGGCGGCTACACGCCGTTTCGGGCACATCTATCGGGACTCGATACGGGTACACACGACGTCACGGTCCGGGTCGACAACTCGCGTACGCCCCACAGCCTCCCGCTGCCGGATACGGACTGGTTCCCCTACGGCGGCATCACCCGCGAGGTGTTCCTTGAGACCGTCCCGACGAGCTATCTCGACGACCCCACGGTCCGGTATCGGCTCGACGGCGACGTCGCGACGGTGACCGCCGAAGTCCTCGTTCGAAACACGGGTGAGGCTTCTAACGGGACGGTCACCGTCGAAGTCGGTGACGAGCGGGTCGGCGAGTCGGTCACGGTCCCGAGCGGCGAGTCGGTTCACGAGGTCGAACTCGGGCTGGACGTCGAGCGCTGGTCGCTCGACGACCCCACGCTGTACGACGTCCGGGCCACGTTTTCGAGCGAGACCGGCGTCGAGGACGAACTCCGGGATCGGATCGGGTTCCGCGAGGTCGACGTCACCGAACGGTCGTTGTTGCTCAACGGCGAGCCGGTCGACGTGGCCGGGGTCAACCGACACGAGGACCACCCCGACTGGGGGCACGCGGTTCCCCTGGAGCTGATGGAGCGGGACCTCGACATCATCGAACGGCTGGGCTGTAACACGATCCGGACCTCGCACTACCCGAACCACCCGTACTTCCTCGACCTGTGTGACGAGCGGGGGATCCTCGTGCTCGAAGAGATCCCGTACTGGCAGTACGACGGGGACGACTTCGCTCGGGAACACGTCCTCGAACGCGGCGAACGGATGCTCGGCGAGATGATCGAACGCGACCGACACCACCCGTCGGTCGTCGCCTGGAGCCTCCACAACGAGTGTTACAACCACCAAGACGGCGTCGCCGACGCGACGAGACGGCTCGCCGAGGTCGCCAGGGAGCGGGACGACTCGCGCCCGTTGACGCTGGCGTCGAACACAGACTGGCGGGGCCACGAGGACCGCTGCCTCCAGTACGTCGACTTCGTCTGCCTCAACGCCTACTGGGGGTGGTACAGGGACGACCGGAACTGGGACGAGTTCCTCGAGGAGGTCAGAGAGCACCACCCCGAGAAACCGATCCTCGTCTCGGAGTTCGGGGCCGGCGCGATCCAGAACGAACGGACCTGGGACGACCAGAAGTGGAGCGAGACGTACCAGGCGGACCTCCTCGAACGGGCTATCGACACGTTCGACGCGGCCGAGTACGTCACGGGCTGGACGGTCTGGCAGTACTGCGACACCAGAACGGACCCCCGGAAGGCGATGAAGCGCCCGAAGACGAAGAACAACAAGGGGATCGTCGACGAGTTCAGGCGACCGAAGGAGGCCTACTGGCGGCTCCAGGGGATGCTCGACGACGGGCCGAACTGA